From a single Mangifera indica cultivar Alphonso chromosome 19, CATAS_Mindica_2.1, whole genome shotgun sequence genomic region:
- the LOC123203481 gene encoding gamma carbonic anhydrase 1, mitochondrial-like codes for MGTLGRAIYTVGFWIRETGQALDRLGCRLQGNYYFHEQLSRHRTLMNIVDKAPVVDKDAFVAPSASIIGHVQVGRGSSIWYGCVLRGDVNSVIVGSGTNIQDNSLVHVAKSNLNGKVLPTTIGNNVTVGHSAVLHGCTVEDEAFVGTGATLLDGVVVEKHGMVAAGSLVRQNTRIPSGEVWGGNPAKFLRKLTDEEISVISQSATNYSNLARVHAAENSKPFDEIEFKKVISKKFAQRDEEYDSMLGVVRETPPEFPLPDDIKDPKVSQK; via the exons ATGGGAACTCTTGGAAGAGCCATATACACCGTTGGGTTCTGGATTCGCGAGACTGGTCAGGCCCTTGATCGTCTGGGCTGCCGCCTCCAAGGCAACTATTATTTTCACGAACAAC tgtcAAGGCATCGAACTCTCATGAACATAGTTGATAAAGCTCCTGTGGTTGACAAGGATGCATTTGTTGCTCCCAGTGCCTCTATCATTGGGCATGTTCAAGTAGGAAGAGGATCGTCTATTTGGTATGGATGTGTTTTGAGAG GGGATGTAAACAGCGTAATTGTTGGATCAGGAACTAATATACAAGACAACTCACTTGTGCATGTTGCAAAGTCTAACCTAAATGGGAAGGTGTTACCAACTACTATTGGGAACAATGTTACTGTAG GCCATAGTGCTGTTTTGCATGGCTGCACTGTTGAGGATGAAGCCTTTGTAGGAACAGGAGCAACTCTACTTGATGGTGTTGTTGTTGAGAAACATGGGATGGTTGCTGCTGGATCTCTTGTGCGGCAGAATACTAGGATTCCTTCCGGTGAG GTATGGGGAGGCAATCCTGCAAAGTTTCTAAGAAAGCTCACTGATGAAGAGATATCCGTTATTTCCCAGTCAGCCACCAATTATTCCAACTTGGCACGGGTGCATGCTGCTGAGAATTCAAAGCCCTTTGATGAAATTGAGTTTAAGAAAGTTATTAGCAAGAAGTTTGCTCAGCGAGATGAGGAATATGACTCAATGCTAGGTGTTGTCCGTGAAACTCCCCCAGAATTTCCTCTTCCAGATGACATCAAAGATCCAAAGGTCTCACAGAAATGA
- the LOC123203480 gene encoding proteasome subunit alpha type-1-B-like, producing MFRNQYDTDVTTWSPAGRLFQVEYAMEAVKQGSAAIGLRSKTHVVLGCVNKANSELSSHQKKIFKVDDHIGVAIAGLTADGRVLSRYMRSECINYGFTYESPLPVGRLVVQLADKAQVCTQRSWKRPYGVGILVGGLDESGAHLYYNCPSGNYFEYQAFAIGSRSQAAKTYMERRFENFMDSSREDLIKDALMAIRETLQGETLMSSICTVAVVGVGEPFHILNQETIQKLIDTFEIAGREGDLATAPETAAEEGAATDQGAAADQGVAPMDI from the exons ATGTTCAGGAATCAGTACGACACGGACGTTACTACATGGAGCCCTGCTGGCCGATTATTCCAGGTGGAGTACGCGATGGAGGCAGTCAAGCAAGGCTCTGCTGCAATAGGCCTCCGATCCAAGACCCACGTTGTCTTGGGCTGCGTCAACAAGGCCAATTCCGAGCTGTCCTCTCACCAAAAGAAAATCTTTAAGGTCGATGATCATATCGGCGTTGCAATCGCCGGTTTAACCGCTGACGGACGTGTTCTGTCTCGTTACATGCGATCCGAGTGTATTAACTACGGGTTCACTTACGAATCTCCGCTCCCAGTGGGCCGCCTTGTCGTCCAGCTTGCTGACAAGGCTCAG GTCTGTACCCAGCGCTCTTGGAAACGGCCATATGGTGTTGGCATTCTGGTAGGTGGCTTGGATGAGTCTGGAGCCCACCTTTACTACAACTGTCCAAGTGGGAACTACTTTGAATATCAAGCATTTGCCATTGGGTCCCGCTCTCAAGCTGCAAAGACATACATGGAACGGAGGTTTGAGAACTTCATGGACTCTTCAAGGGAAGATTTGATCAAGGATGCTCTCATGGCAATTAGGGAAACTTTGCAAGGGGAAACATTAATGAGTTCTATTTGCACAGTTGCTGTGGTAGGAGTTGGAGAGCCATTCCATATTTTGAATCAGGAAACCATACAAAAGTTGATTGATACATTTGAGATTGCTGGAAGGGAAGGGGATCTTGCTACTGCCCCAGAGACTGCTGCAGAAGAAGGTGCTGCTACTGACCAGGGTGCCGCTGCAGATCAGGGTGTAGCTCCAATGGACATTTGA